A genomic region of Mesobacillus jeotgali contains the following coding sequences:
- a CDS encoding flotillin family protein, protein MDLMFIVIGFVVFLVIAMIAVFITKYKTAGPDEALIVTGSFLGSRNVHTDESNNKIKIIRGGGTFIFPVFQQSRPLSLLSSKLEVTTPEVYTEQGVPVMADGTAIIKIGGSISEIATAAEQFLGKTKEDRENEAKEVLEGHLRSILGSMTVEEIYKNRDKFSQEVQRVASQDLAKMGLIIVSFTIKDVRDKNGYLDSLGKPRIAQVKRDADIATADAEKETRIKKAEADKEAKKAEFERATEIAEAEKINGLKMAEFRREQDIAKARADQAYDLENARAQQEVTEQEMQVKIIERQKQIELEEKEILRRERQYDSEVKKKADADRYSVEQSAAADKAKQIAEADANKYRIEAMARAEAERIRMDGLAKAEAERAQGETEAEIIRLKGIAEAEAKEKIAEAFEQFGQAAILDMIVKMLPEYAKQVAAPLGNIDKITVVDTGGSDANGGANKVTGYATNLMSTLQESLKASSGIDVKELIENFSGKANVRHSIDALADEIRENKTENRIEAAVKQEE, encoded by the coding sequence CTGATTGTAACGGGCAGCTTTTTGGGAAGCCGCAATGTGCACACGGATGAATCGAATAATAAGATAAAAATCATCAGGGGCGGGGGTACGTTCATCTTCCCTGTGTTTCAGCAATCACGCCCATTAAGCCTGCTTTCAAGTAAACTGGAGGTCACCACTCCGGAAGTCTACACAGAGCAGGGTGTGCCAGTAATGGCTGACGGAACGGCAATCATCAAAATTGGTGGCTCCATCAGTGAAATTGCCACTGCTGCTGAACAGTTTCTTGGAAAAACGAAAGAAGATCGGGAGAATGAAGCAAAGGAAGTATTGGAAGGACATCTGCGTTCAATCTTGGGATCTATGACTGTAGAAGAAATCTACAAGAACCGTGATAAGTTCTCTCAGGAAGTTCAGCGTGTTGCCTCACAGGACCTTGCAAAAATGGGACTTATTATTGTGTCATTCACGATCAAGGATGTACGCGATAAAAACGGGTACCTTGATTCACTGGGTAAACCTCGTATTGCCCAGGTAAAACGCGATGCTGATATCGCAACTGCAGACGCGGAAAAAGAAACAAGAATCAAGAAAGCGGAAGCAGATAAAGAAGCAAAGAAAGCAGAATTTGAACGTGCGACAGAAATTGCCGAAGCTGAAAAAATTAACGGCTTAAAAATGGCTGAGTTCCGCCGTGAACAGGATATTGCCAAGGCTCGTGCCGACCAGGCCTATGACCTGGAAAATGCCCGTGCTCAGCAAGAAGTAACAGAGCAGGAAATGCAAGTCAAAATCATCGAGCGCCAAAAGCAAATCGAGCTCGAGGAAAAAGAAATCCTGCGCCGCGAACGCCAATATGATTCCGAAGTCAAGAAAAAAGCAGATGCAGACCGCTACTCTGTTGAGCAATCCGCAGCTGCAGATAAAGCTAAGCAAATCGCAGAAGCAGATGCAAATAAATATCGTATTGAAGCAATGGCACGTGCCGAAGCAGAGAGAATCCGCATGGATGGACTTGCAAAAGCAGAAGCGGAGCGTGCACAGGGTGAAACGGAAGCTGAAATCATCCGCCTGAAAGGTATCGCAGAAGCAGAAGCGAAAGAAAAGATTGCCGAAGCGTTCGAACAGTTCGGCCAGGCCGCAATCCTCGATATGATCGTGAAAATGCTTCCTGAATACGCTAAGCAGGTTGCAGCACCACTTGGAAACATCGATAAGATTACCGTTGTCGACACTGGCGGCAGTGACGCCAATGGCGGAGCAAACAAGGTAACCGGCTATGCGACTAATCTTATGTCGACGCTTCAGGAATCACTAAAAGCATCATCCGGTATTGATGTAAAAGAGTTAATCGAGAATTTCTCAGGCAAAGCCAATGTAAGACACAGTATCGATGCGTTGGCAGATGAAATTCGCGAAAACAAGACAGAAAATAGAATTGAAGCTGCTGTGAAGCAGGAAGAATAG
- a CDS encoding ABC transporter permease subunit — protein MRRVKRILPTGISSVENKVSANPQKAKMGLFLYLKAYLRMIVKISSYINHHKHRNIMVGSALLLTLFLISWNTELMPESNEPLIFDENGKFVAAPPAPPSLTFPLGTDLGARSMVNLVLVGVKYTLGAVMGITFARLLLGTILALVTKLLYPSFRRYFSAFFWPFRYIPQLLVGIILMLPVAASPMGYSATVILEYQLIIMLLVGLPGVYNYILDMVDEIEKQPYVLSSTLMGASKFHMLKKHIWPNVKSHLLLLTTQQILSILQLLTFLGIFSLYLGGPHPTPLTDTPRLIYRSITNELAGMAGQNFWLIRRAPWMAYSPILIIAFIAIIVNWMKKGIEDNLAGVVPAKNRVKAAPEQVIKTDTRISKNFMLVGVPEQAKIEYEKKKYVSDFVREKLTMTRRYLNRFTGYRFIEKLSIRASEHISYYPKAAFTALLTVSFVLWAGVFSYANFFAEEDTKKEEKSVDASTEPKEAKDLFSYSFTNTEHEPVKYKADLTYLDADATLQGTLHVETTNTTGSEQDKIYFHLYPNQFKEPIDGPEWEFVRGPSPTPGWIEIKDIKVNKQKADFKVEGTILEIQIDEWKAKSAAELDIQFNFQLPSNYSNASYDYAAVWLGSFLPIQAVYDKNGWNLDPYSPIGFPFYSETANYDVTINAPAKYEILSNAEEANAATEIEGENKKYSAKVEGVRDFSIVLLDTQYYQTERFMTRNETLVNVWYRPTTDKQETANRNVMGAGQSIDYFEEFFDSTLPYKELDIIRTAEGNPQMAYQGMIFSAGYNFSDNSFTSLSMTDGVVRQWLSGLVGSHGYKEPWVNESLVSYSLKTYMGEKGYTISQTAEDQLKQQDEIARIQTEGQYLGSPLSDFKNINDYIVMMNLHGYNMYAELDYLVKAGKVNKALKTYVNEYTNKNASGHDVIELFEKAGHPQAKGYFEGWLKPEVKE, from the coding sequence ATGAGAAGAGTAAAAAGAATTTTACCGACTGGGATATCGTCGGTTGAAAATAAAGTAAGTGCTAATCCCCAAAAAGCAAAAATGGGATTATTCCTTTATTTGAAGGCTTATCTAAGGATGATCGTGAAAATAAGTTCCTATATCAATCATCATAAACATCGGAATATCATGGTTGGTTCAGCACTACTTCTCACCTTGTTCTTGATCAGCTGGAATACAGAACTGATGCCTGAGAGCAATGAGCCGCTGATTTTCGATGAGAATGGAAAATTTGTCGCAGCACCGCCTGCTCCCCCTTCACTGACCTTCCCGCTCGGGACAGATTTGGGCGCAAGGAGCATGGTTAACTTGGTGCTCGTAGGAGTTAAGTATACTCTTGGTGCTGTAATGGGGATCACTTTTGCTCGATTATTGCTTGGGACCATACTGGCACTTGTAACGAAATTACTGTATCCAAGCTTTAGACGATATTTCTCAGCTTTCTTTTGGCCATTTCGGTATATTCCCCAATTGCTTGTCGGGATTATCTTGATGCTTCCTGTCGCAGCTTCACCAATGGGATATTCAGCAACAGTCATTTTGGAATATCAATTGATTATCATGTTGCTGGTCGGACTTCCCGGCGTCTATAATTACATACTTGATATGGTGGATGAAATTGAAAAACAGCCTTATGTGCTTAGCTCAACACTGATGGGAGCAAGTAAATTCCACATGTTGAAAAAGCATATATGGCCCAACGTTAAATCCCATTTACTTTTATTAACAACACAGCAAATTTTATCAATATTACAGCTATTGACGTTTCTAGGAATCTTTTCATTATATTTAGGCGGTCCGCATCCAACTCCTTTGACTGATACACCACGGCTGATTTACCGTTCGATCACCAACGAGCTTGCCGGTATGGCCGGACAAAACTTCTGGTTGATCAGAAGAGCTCCGTGGATGGCCTACAGTCCAATTTTAATCATTGCTTTTATTGCCATCATCGTGAATTGGATGAAGAAAGGGATTGAGGACAATTTAGCTGGAGTCGTACCTGCAAAAAACAGGGTGAAAGCAGCACCTGAGCAGGTTATAAAAACAGACACCCGCATATCCAAAAATTTTATGCTAGTAGGCGTCCCCGAACAAGCTAAGATAGAGTATGAAAAGAAGAAATATGTCAGTGACTTCGTGAGAGAAAAACTCACGATGACCCGCAGGTATTTGAACCGCTTTACGGGTTATCGGTTTATTGAGAAGCTTTCCATTAGGGCTTCTGAACATATTTCCTATTATCCTAAGGCAGCATTTACCGCTTTATTGACGGTATCCTTCGTGCTATGGGCGGGTGTATTTTCGTATGCGAATTTCTTTGCAGAGGAAGATACGAAGAAAGAGGAAAAAAGTGTTGATGCATCAACTGAACCAAAAGAGGCTAAAGACTTATTTAGTTACAGCTTTACCAACACGGAGCATGAGCCGGTCAAATATAAGGCCGACTTGACCTATTTGGATGCAGATGCGACATTGCAGGGAACACTGCATGTTGAAACAACTAATACTACCGGTTCCGAACAGGATAAAATCTATTTCCACCTGTACCCTAACCAGTTCAAGGAACCAATTGATGGTCCGGAATGGGAATTCGTCAGAGGCCCTTCTCCGACACCAGGCTGGATTGAGATTAAAGACATCAAAGTGAATAAACAGAAAGCTGATTTTAAAGTCGAAGGCACGATATTAGAAATACAAATTGATGAGTGGAAAGCCAAGTCTGCCGCCGAACTGGACATTCAATTCAACTTCCAGCTCCCTTCGAATTACAGCAATGCAAGCTATGATTATGCCGCAGTATGGCTTGGCAGTTTCCTGCCAATACAGGCTGTATATGATAAGAACGGCTGGAATCTGGATCCGTATTCACCAATAGGATTTCCTTTTTATAGCGAGACAGCTAACTATGATGTAACCATTAACGCCCCTGCCAAATACGAGATTCTATCGAATGCAGAAGAAGCAAATGCGGCAACAGAAATCGAAGGTGAAAACAAGAAATATAGCGCCAAGGTAGAGGGTGTCCGCGATTTTTCTATCGTCTTATTGGATACTCAGTATTATCAAACGGAAAGATTCATGACCCGTAATGAAACACTCGTGAATGTTTGGTACCGCCCAACCACTGACAAACAAGAAACAGCAAACAGAAATGTAATGGGCGCTGGTCAATCAATCGATTATTTTGAGGAATTTTTTGATTCAACACTACCTTATAAAGAACTGGATATTATCCGAACCGCAGAAGGCAACCCTCAAATGGCTTACCAGGGAATGATCTTCTCAGCTGGGTATAATTTTTCAGATAACAGCTTTACTTCTCTCAGCATGACTGACGGAGTGGTCCGCCAATGGCTTTCAGGATTGGTCGGAAGCCACGGATATAAAGAACCATGGGTTAATGAAAGTCTCGTAAGCTATTCCTTGAAAACCTATATGGGGGAAAAAGGCTACACGATTAGTCAAACTGCAGAAGATCAATTAAAGCAGCAGGACGAGATCGCAAGAATTCAAACAGAAGGCCAATATTTAGGCAGCCCATTAAGTGATTTTAAAAACATCAATGACTATATCGTTATGATGAATTTACATGGTTACAATATGTACGCTGAGCTGGATTATTTAGTCAAGGCGGGCAAAGTGAATAAAGCTCTGAAGACATATGTCAACGAGTACACAAACAAAAACGCATCTGGACACGATGTAATTGAACTTTTTGAAAAAGCAGGTCATCCTCAGGCAAAAGGATATTTCGAGGGATGGCTGAAACCTGAGGTAAAAGAATAG
- a CDS encoding ABC transporter permease subunit, whose amino-acid sequence MKKIIHYPFLFLTSIAGLLFFMAFPRLFSFREPDSDHLGVNLLSFLKVIGDTVMQFFKPSSWQFFENWNTEIVLDRYTYSLELIFFSLLFTIFIGSIIAYLFMNLSFKQRVRVKNVLNFFEGIPDLLVIFMIQLFLFMLYREFQIRLVTMYGLAGKEPIIFPMIINSLLPSLFFAQYLIKVMEEEFEKHYILLGQAKGLSRLHLLFSHLTRNIVPVVSIHFKTIIFMVLTTLVLVEHMFVLDGYIKELNKLLQMRSTSPVSIFFYVGVFMLPVIIVERIVSLIGKKFRSVRGLDI is encoded by the coding sequence ATGAAAAAAATCATTCATTACCCATTTTTATTTTTGACCTCCATTGCAGGTCTTTTATTTTTCATGGCCTTTCCCAGGCTTTTCAGCTTCCGGGAACCTGACAGTGATCACCTTGGAGTCAATTTGTTATCCTTTTTAAAGGTAATTGGAGATACTGTCATGCAATTTTTCAAGCCTTCGAGTTGGCAATTTTTCGAAAACTGGAACACGGAAATCGTTCTTGACCGGTATACATATTCTCTTGAACTTATTTTCTTTAGTCTGTTGTTCACTATTTTTATCGGAAGTATAATCGCCTATTTATTTATGAATCTTTCATTTAAACAACGTGTTAGAGTGAAGAATGTCCTTAATTTTTTTGAAGGGATTCCTGATTTACTGGTCATTTTCATGATTCAACTGTTTTTATTTATGCTCTATAGAGAGTTCCAGATCCGCCTTGTCACCATGTATGGACTGGCAGGCAAAGAACCAATCATCTTCCCGATGATCATTAATTCGCTCCTTCCTTCCTTATTTTTCGCTCAATACTTGATCAAGGTTATGGAAGAAGAATTCGAAAAACATTATATTCTACTTGGCCAGGCAAAAGGGTTATCTAGACTGCATCTACTTTTCTCGCATTTAACCAGGAATATCGTTCCGGTTGTCTCGATCCATTTTAAGACCATTATCTTTATGGTTTTAACTACCCTTGTACTAGTTGAACATATGTTTGTCCTAGATGGGTACATAAAAGAGCTCAATAAACTGCTTCAGATGCGAAGTACCTCACCAGTGAGCATCTTCTTTTACGTGGGAGTTTTCATGCTTCCTGTCATTATTGTTGAAAGAATCGTTTCTTTGATTGGTAAGAAGTTCAGAAGCGTCCGGGGGCTGGATATATGA
- a CDS encoding carboxypeptidase M32 produces MEQRVMNQSIMSALEKFNELDEKISHFNSILGLLSWDQKVISPKKGRSIFANANGTLRTEAFKLTVSEEMGEALNTLSTPEAEEYLDESVKAKVRERLKFYNRSKSIPAAMIKDFSVLTSKANDAWEEARENNDFEKYLPYLEKIVEFKRKAVEIYGYENHPYDALLDEFEPGLTVEKLDPLFVKLRESSTDLLRRIQESSYKPSVEIFEKSYSVEKQKEFNRYILPLIGFDMEAGRLDETVHPFAQPVNTRDVRITTRYIENNVRSAIFGTIHEAGHGIYEQNINPEFQDTVLQDGASFGIHESQSRFLENMVGRSEEFWKYFYPKLQEHFPNQLGKVELDDFYRATNAVQPSFIRVEADELTYNLHIMVRYEIEKALIAGEIEAKELPGIWNAKMKDYLGITPSTDSEGVLQDIHWSFGGLGYFPSYSLGNLYAAQILNKIKKDLPDFYESIEQGDFSVIQDWLRENIHQYGMLYTPNELIVKATGEELNAEYLVQYLEEKYSKVYKL; encoded by the coding sequence ATGGAACAAAGGGTTATGAATCAATCAATCATGTCTGCGCTCGAAAAGTTTAATGAATTAGATGAGAAGATTTCGCATTTTAATAGTATTTTAGGTTTGTTGAGCTGGGACCAAAAAGTTATTTCACCGAAAAAAGGACGCTCTATTTTTGCGAATGCAAATGGAACGCTTAGAACAGAAGCTTTCAAGCTAACAGTCTCTGAGGAAATGGGGGAGGCACTTAACACGCTCTCCACACCAGAAGCAGAGGAGTACCTTGATGAGTCGGTAAAGGCTAAGGTACGTGAACGCCTTAAATTTTATAACCGTTCAAAGAGTATTCCAGCTGCAATGATTAAAGATTTCTCTGTGCTTACCTCAAAGGCAAATGATGCATGGGAAGAGGCAAGAGAGAATAATGATTTTGAAAAATACCTTCCTTATCTTGAGAAGATCGTAGAATTCAAAAGGAAAGCTGTTGAAATTTACGGTTATGAAAACCATCCATATGATGCGCTTCTGGACGAGTTTGAGCCTGGTTTGACTGTGGAAAAACTTGACCCTTTGTTTGTTAAATTAAGAGAATCAAGCACTGATTTACTTAGAAGAATCCAAGAGTCTTCATACAAGCCATCAGTGGAGATATTTGAAAAATCATATTCTGTAGAGAAGCAAAAAGAGTTCAACCGTTATATCTTGCCGCTGATCGGCTTCGATATGGAAGCAGGGAGACTGGATGAAACCGTCCATCCTTTTGCGCAACCTGTCAATACCCGTGATGTGAGGATTACGACAAGATATATTGAAAATAATGTCCGCTCTGCTATTTTCGGAACAATTCATGAAGCTGGGCATGGTATTTATGAACAAAATATTAATCCGGAATTCCAGGATACAGTCCTTCAGGATGGTGCTTCATTTGGAATCCATGAATCTCAGTCGCGTTTTCTTGAAAACATGGTAGGACGCAGTGAGGAATTCTGGAAGTACTTCTATCCGAAACTGCAGGAACATTTCCCAAATCAACTTGGGAAAGTGGAATTGGATGATTTTTATCGAGCCACGAATGCTGTCCAGCCATCTTTTATCCGAGTTGAGGCTGATGAGCTAACCTATAATCTTCATATCATGGTTCGCTATGAAATTGAGAAGGCTTTGATTGCCGGGGAAATAGAGGCGAAGGAATTGCCAGGAATCTGGAACGCAAAAATGAAAGACTATCTTGGCATTACACCATCTACTGACAGTGAAGGGGTGCTCCAGGATATTCATTGGTCGTTCGGAGGGCTTGGCTACTTCCCGTCATATTCTCTTGGAAATCTTTATGCAGCCCAAATCCTGAACAAGATCAAGAAAGACTTGCCGGATTTCTATGAGAGTATTGAGCAGGGTGATTTTTCAGTGATACAAGACTGGCTAAGGGAAAACATCCATCAGTATGGCATGCTTTATACACCTAATGAATTGATTGTAAAAGCCACTGGTGAAGAACTAAATGCTGAATATCTCGTTCAGTATCTCGAAGAAAAGTATAGCAAAGTATACAAATTATAA
- a CDS encoding TetR/AcrR family transcriptional regulator, translating into MTPIVSEEYKEKKRQEILQSAHVCFAEKGFEASTVDDIVARSGLSKGAIYNYFKSKDDIYLALMEGQTNNSGKKFSKAIAERKTALDKLHYLIEAYLDNDPNAEENKGDAIVHYEFRLYSTRNSELKKVLTERYKDFFVSLLIGIIKDGQTSGEFNKELDPVTYADIFWAMVNGATLQATILENYQYKLILKEMQNMFLETLKV; encoded by the coding sequence ATGACGCCAATTGTTTCAGAGGAGTACAAGGAAAAGAAGCGTCAGGAAATCTTGCAGAGCGCTCATGTTTGTTTTGCCGAGAAGGGTTTTGAAGCATCCACTGTTGATGATATTGTCGCTCGCTCTGGCCTTAGCAAAGGGGCAATCTATAATTACTTCAAAAGTAAGGATGATATCTATCTTGCCTTGATGGAAGGCCAGACAAATAACTCGGGAAAAAAATTTTCAAAAGCGATAGCAGAGCGAAAGACAGCGCTGGATAAACTCCACTACTTGATTGAAGCCTATCTTGATAACGATCCGAATGCTGAAGAGAACAAGGGCGATGCGATTGTCCATTACGAGTTCAGATTGTATTCAACACGTAATTCGGAGTTAAAGAAAGTGTTGACTGAACGATATAAAGATTTCTTTGTTTCATTGCTGATAGGGATAATAAAAGATGGCCAGACATCAGGTGAATTCAACAAAGAGCTAGATCCCGTGACATATGCAGATATTTTTTGGGCGATGGTCAATGGAGCTACATTGCAGGCAACTATACTTGAAAATTATCAATATAAACTAATATTAAAAGAAATGCAGAATATGTTCTTGGAAACTTTGAAAGTATAA
- a CDS encoding potassium/proton antiporter has product MPEHNISTDSFIMLLAFLLIVGVLTTRFSTRLGVPSLILFILVGMVMGSDVLGIVYFDNASLTQKIGVIALIIILFEGGLQTNWKDVRPVIVPSLSLATIGVLITSGIIAAAAKMILGLDWLESILFGAIVGSTDAAAVFAVLKDHNISPKLGSTLEAESGSNDPMAVFLTVAMIELITIPNTSILTLIGDFFLQMGLGLLLGIIFGKIAVKALNSINLDSSGLYPVFATAFALLTYGITASLNGSGLLAVYIAAIIIGNTEIAYRHSIFRFSEGFAWMMQILMFVILGLLVFPSELFTPAILIQGILVSLILILVARPVAVFISTIKMQYSQKERIFLSWAGLKGAVPIILATFPLLAGIEDSHQIFNVVFFVVLTSALIQGATIPMLANKLGLNGPKKTIPMQSLELISLGKADAEMIEYEMESDNAIVGKTLMEIPFPEGTLVNAIIRNGKLIAPTGNTVIMAGDFLYILSGRKNKPKLKKLLKEKSLYTQNALELK; this is encoded by the coding sequence TTGCCTGAACATAATATTAGTACGGACTCATTCATCATGCTTTTAGCATTTTTATTAATTGTCGGGGTTTTGACTACGAGATTTTCAACTAGATTAGGCGTTCCCTCCCTTATCCTTTTTATATTGGTCGGAATGGTCATGGGCAGTGATGTCCTGGGTATCGTCTATTTTGACAATGCATCATTGACACAAAAGATAGGGGTAATTGCGCTGATCATCATTTTGTTTGAAGGCGGCCTGCAGACAAATTGGAAGGATGTCAGGCCGGTGATTGTCCCTTCTTTATCATTGGCGACTATTGGGGTTTTAATAACCTCGGGGATTATAGCGGCGGCTGCTAAAATGATCCTTGGGCTCGACTGGCTTGAATCCATTTTATTCGGTGCGATAGTTGGTTCAACTGACGCCGCAGCAGTGTTCGCTGTACTGAAAGATCATAATATTTCTCCAAAACTTGGATCCACCCTTGAAGCCGAGTCGGGATCGAATGATCCGATGGCCGTGTTTTTAACGGTCGCAATGATTGAACTGATTACCATCCCAAATACAAGTATCTTGACATTGATTGGTGATTTTTTCTTACAAATGGGACTGGGTTTATTACTGGGGATCATATTTGGAAAGATAGCTGTAAAAGCACTGAATTCCATTAACCTGGATTCCAGCGGACTATATCCTGTATTTGCGACCGCTTTTGCATTGCTGACTTATGGCATTACAGCATCCCTAAACGGCAGCGGGCTTTTGGCTGTATATATTGCTGCCATTATCATCGGTAATACGGAAATTGCCTACCGCCATTCGATTTTCCGTTTTTCGGAGGGGTTTGCCTGGATGATGCAAATTCTTATGTTTGTCATTCTTGGACTCCTTGTATTTCCATCAGAACTTTTTACTCCTGCCATTTTAATTCAAGGGATACTGGTTTCATTGATTCTGATTCTGGTAGCAAGACCTGTTGCGGTGTTCATTTCAACGATAAAAATGCAGTATTCCCAAAAAGAGCGAATTTTCCTTTCATGGGCAGGATTGAAAGGTGCTGTGCCAATTATCCTTGCTACCTTCCCTTTACTGGCAGGTATTGAGGACAGCCATCAGATCTTCAATGTTGTCTTCTTCGTTGTTCTGACGAGTGCACTCATTCAGGGAGCTACCATACCGATGCTCGCCAATAAGCTGGGATTGAATGGTCCTAAGAAAACAATACCGATGCAGTCGCTTGAGTTGATTTCACTTGGAAAAGCTGATGCAGAGATGATTGAATATGAAATGGAAAGCGATAATGCAATTGTCGGGAAAACCTTGATGGAAATTCCATTTCCAGAAGGGACACTGGTGAATGCGATCATACGCAATGGCAAACTGATTGCACCTACCGGTAATACAGTCATCATGGCTGGAGACTTCCTTTACATTCTGTCCGGGAGAAAAAACAAACCGAAACTGAAGAAACTATTAAAGGAAAAATCACTATATACTCAAAATGCGCTAGAGCTGAAGTAA
- a CDS encoding tyrosine-type recombinase/integrase — protein sequence MKTVSAIKSKKKIIIMKKFLENHSTRDYCLFLLGINTGIKLQELLSLRVHDVCDKDGEITDILSITHYCNPPVYLNASIRRSLKKYLNENSFLDTDYLFRSRKTSNPITRQQAYRIINAAAKNAGIEEPVGMTTLRKTFGYHAYSQGVAISLIQKRLHHASPSETKHFIGVDQETVPVKININL from the coding sequence ATGAAAACGGTAAGTGCAATTAAATCCAAAAAGAAAATTATCATTATGAAGAAATTCCTCGAAAATCACTCGACCAGGGATTATTGCTTATTTTTACTTGGAATCAATACTGGGATCAAACTTCAGGAATTACTTAGTCTGCGAGTCCATGATGTATGCGATAAGGATGGAGAAATCACAGATATTCTTTCCATTACTCACTACTGTAATCCTCCCGTTTACTTGAATGCCTCTATACGGAGGTCGCTAAAAAAATATTTAAATGAAAATTCTTTTCTTGATACAGACTATCTTTTTAGGTCGAGAAAAACTTCTAACCCAATAACAAGACAACAAGCCTACAGGATTATCAATGCGGCAGCCAAGAATGCCGGAATTGAAGAACCGGTAGGAATGACCACTCTCAGGAAAACATTTGGCTATCATGCCTACTCCCAGGGTGTTGCAATTTCCCTCATCCAAAAAAGACTACATCATGCCTCGCCATCAGAAACAAAGCATTTTATTGGAGTAGACCAGGAAACGGTCCCGGTTAAAATAAATATCAATCTATAA